Proteins encoded in a region of the uncultured Paludibaculum sp. genome:
- a CDS encoding molybdopterin cofactor-binding domain-containing protein, producing the protein MTPNAEVSRPSTSGFTLTRRGFVQAGGALFVSIGLPAATPDSASSVDPTRLASWLEIRSDSTILMRTGRTETGTGMSAFYAQTAAEELNVRPETITLVLGDTDKTPDGGYSAGFLTGAANVRKVAAYTFQALLGLASTHLGVPVSALAAEDGMVTGGGKSVSYGQLVQGQQLDLKIPISGVPAKVDATAGNGMAGLDGYVVEGNPPLKPVSQYKVIGRSYPMPGIPDKVTGRTKWSCDVRLPGMLHARVVRPATLGSTLISAGVLDRKRFPTAEVVRKRNLLAVVSPNEWEAISAARVVGSSTKWTDWSGLPGSENLTRTLREHDWGAPNASRGQAAEVNDALVHAAKRLSASYEQPYTRHAPLGPFVSVADVRPDGSVTVWTHSSHSQGLRAQIANMLSISTEKVVVRWLEQAGQYGRTTFGGDGADADAVILSQLTGTPVRVQWSLQEDLAWSTVSPGWFADVQAGLDANGHLTAVQCRSYAPHQFDARLSGAILAGLPCSTSKPNCFVATEWPYDRIAHRLEEVYGMPNLAAESASGGLRGNIMRTPGQRQQNFVLEGLINEAAAAAGADPVQFRLNHTTDQRLIDILNATAKAANWKPRPSPSQSAQRSGSGVLTGRGVSIIVRSNAYWVGIAEVAVVPDTGSVQVTKFTIGIECGKIINPRQLDRCMRGGLVMGLSEALKEEVTFDKSKVTSTDWTSYRILTMQETPEIQVVQLSRDDKGFGTGGEAANAVGPPTVAAAFFDATGVQARRIPLTPAYVSALLKG; encoded by the coding sequence ATGACTCCCAACGCCGAAGTATCCCGTCCATCCACGAGCGGATTCACACTCACGCGGCGCGGCTTTGTTCAGGCAGGCGGAGCGCTCTTCGTCTCCATAGGGCTGCCTGCTGCGACGCCCGACAGTGCGAGTTCCGTAGACCCCACGCGGCTGGCGTCGTGGCTCGAGATCCGCAGCGACAGTACGATTCTCATGCGTACCGGACGCACTGAGACCGGCACCGGAATGAGCGCCTTCTATGCTCAGACGGCCGCCGAGGAACTGAATGTGCGTCCGGAGACCATCACACTGGTTCTTGGCGACACCGACAAGACACCTGATGGCGGGTACTCGGCTGGCTTTCTCACCGGAGCGGCCAACGTTCGCAAGGTGGCTGCCTACACGTTCCAGGCTCTGCTTGGACTGGCGTCCACTCATCTGGGTGTGCCCGTCTCCGCGCTCGCGGCCGAAGACGGCATGGTGACAGGCGGAGGCAAGAGCGTCAGCTACGGACAACTTGTGCAAGGCCAGCAGCTGGACCTGAAAATTCCCATCTCCGGCGTGCCAGCCAAGGTGGATGCGACGGCGGGCAACGGTATGGCCGGCCTGGACGGGTATGTTGTGGAGGGCAACCCACCGCTGAAACCAGTCAGCCAATACAAAGTCATCGGGCGCTCGTACCCGATGCCCGGGATCCCCGACAAGGTTACAGGCAGGACGAAATGGAGCTGCGATGTCAGGCTGCCTGGCATGCTGCATGCCCGTGTAGTCCGGCCAGCGACCCTCGGCTCCACTCTGATCTCCGCTGGTGTGCTCGACAGGAAGCGATTCCCCACGGCGGAGGTGGTGAGGAAACGCAACCTTCTTGCCGTCGTCTCTCCGAATGAATGGGAGGCGATCAGCGCGGCTCGCGTCGTAGGCAGTAGTACGAAATGGACCGATTGGTCTGGCCTGCCGGGCAGTGAGAACCTGACCAGGACCCTCCGCGAGCATGACTGGGGTGCGCCAAACGCCTCTCGCGGACAGGCCGCCGAAGTGAACGACGCGCTGGTTCATGCCGCAAAGCGGCTCTCGGCGTCGTACGAGCAGCCCTACACCAGGCACGCCCCTCTCGGACCTTTCGTCTCCGTCGCCGACGTCCGTCCCGACGGCAGTGTCACGGTATGGACGCATTCGTCCCACTCGCAAGGGCTGCGCGCCCAGATCGCGAACATGCTGAGTATATCCACGGAGAAAGTTGTCGTACGCTGGCTGGAACAGGCGGGCCAGTACGGTCGCACCACGTTTGGTGGTGACGGCGCCGATGCGGATGCCGTGATCCTCTCGCAACTCACGGGCACGCCGGTACGCGTGCAGTGGAGCCTGCAAGAGGATCTTGCCTGGTCGACTGTGTCACCTGGGTGGTTCGCTGATGTGCAGGCAGGGCTCGATGCCAACGGCCATTTGACCGCTGTCCAGTGCAGGTCTTATGCGCCGCATCAGTTCGACGCGCGCCTGTCAGGCGCCATCCTGGCGGGGCTGCCCTGCAGTACGTCGAAGCCCAACTGCTTTGTGGCCACCGAGTGGCCGTACGACCGGATCGCACACCGGTTGGAAGAGGTCTACGGCATGCCGAATCTGGCGGCCGAGTCCGCCTCGGGCGGGCTGCGCGGAAACATCATGCGAACACCGGGACAGCGCCAGCAGAACTTCGTGCTGGAAGGGCTGATCAACGAGGCTGCCGCCGCGGCAGGCGCGGATCCGGTGCAGTTCCGTTTGAACCATACAACGGATCAGCGGCTTATCGACATTCTCAACGCCACAGCCAAGGCGGCGAACTGGAAGCCCCGGCCCTCGCCGAGTCAATCCGCGCAACGATCGGGTTCTGGCGTGCTAACCGGGCGTGGAGTGAGCATCATCGTGCGCTCGAACGCCTACTGGGTGGGCATCGCCGAGGTGGCCGTGGTGCCCGACACCGGCTCCGTGCAAGTGACGAAGTTCACCATCGGCATCGAGTGCGGCAAGATCATCAACCCGCGGCAACTCGATCGCTGCATGAGAGGCGGCCTGGTGATGGGCTTGAGCGAGGCATTGAAGGAAGAGGTCACATTCGATAAATCCAAAGTGACCAGCACCGACTGGACCAGTTACAGGATTCTCACTATGCAGGAGACGCCCGAGATCCAGGTTGTCCAGCTCTCGCGCGACGACAAAGGATTTGGAACAGGAGGAGAGGCCGCGAACGCCGTGGGCCCACCGACGGTCGCTGCCGCGTTTTTCGACGCCACGGGCGTACAGGCACGCAGGATCCCCCTGACGCCCGCCTACGTGTCAGCGCTGCTCAAAGGCTAA
- a CDS encoding ABC transporter permease — MIWWQHLWRRGRSEEQLERELRLHLDLHTDDLIAQGHSPDEARRLARIELGGPEQVKEACRDARGTRWLEDFVQDLRYTLRTLRRQTAFSTVALLTLGLGIGAATVMFTVVNGVLLKPLAYPEPDRLARLHEQTEFSTAYGNQWAFSYPNFLDCQRATKSLTMAAWRFSGGTMSSQGEAEYVAARQISAGLFSVLRVPLVLGREFLPKEDARGSEPVILLSQGLWQRRFAARQDAIGTSIFFEGRPYTVMGITPAGFRLDGEDVDVFTPLGQNTEPVMANRNAHPGINVVARLKPDLTLLQAQSELALISSQLARQYSDSNHERSFVAETLRPDVDDVRSTLWLLLGAAGLLLLIACTNVASLLLARAVSRERELAMRVALGAGRARLVRQCLTESAVLGLAGGVLGVALAAFGVRPFLHFWPGTMPRVEEIHLDYRVLLFALSVSLFCGILFGLVPALRAPSRQLDQPLRAGGRSLSGGSRRLHGSFVIAEIALAIVLLVSAGMLGRTLLRLSALDPGLNIRNVLVTRMALSPTVLSDPERTRSEWRDVLDRARRTPGVEAIALVDTVPMREGNNLLNYSSNPASTTSNDMPGALATSVTPEYLKVMGIALRQGRFFNDQDHLGTTPVIVIDEVLAQHAFGAEPAIGKRLWIPDMGPSPFQVVGVVGHVRHWGPALDDQARVRAQFYYPFAQVPNRFVHRWSELMSIAVRTSRPPMDTVRPLRHELRGAAGDQVLYEIRTLEQLASGTLARQRFLMFLFGIFAGLALLLACVGLYGVMAYLTSQRVPEFGLRIALGATTRDVLALALRQSFAMVAGGIAIGAAAAWGAARILQHMVDGMQAVEPVTFAAMIAVLLAAALAASYGPARRASRVDPVRALRQD; from the coding sequence GTGATCTGGTGGCAGCACCTCTGGCGCCGCGGCCGTTCCGAGGAGCAACTGGAACGAGAACTACGCCTGCACCTTGATCTACATACGGACGATCTCATCGCGCAAGGACATAGCCCCGACGAGGCGCGGCGACTGGCCCGGATTGAGCTTGGCGGTCCGGAGCAGGTGAAGGAGGCTTGCCGCGACGCCCGCGGAACACGGTGGCTGGAGGACTTCGTTCAGGACCTCCGCTATACACTGCGGACGCTGCGTCGCCAAACCGCGTTCTCGACGGTGGCCTTGCTGACGCTCGGCCTTGGGATTGGCGCGGCCACTGTGATGTTCACCGTGGTGAACGGGGTGCTGCTCAAACCGCTGGCCTACCCGGAGCCCGATCGCCTGGCCCGGCTGCATGAACAGACCGAGTTCTCCACCGCCTACGGCAACCAGTGGGCTTTCTCCTACCCCAACTTCCTGGATTGTCAGCGCGCCACCAAATCGCTGACGATGGCCGCCTGGCGCTTCAGCGGCGGCACGATGAGCAGTCAAGGCGAGGCCGAGTACGTCGCGGCCCGCCAGATCAGCGCCGGCCTCTTTTCCGTGCTGCGCGTGCCGTTGGTTTTGGGTCGCGAGTTCCTGCCGAAGGAGGATGCGCGGGGCTCGGAGCCGGTCATCCTGCTGAGCCAGGGCCTGTGGCAGCGTCGCTTCGCCGCGCGTCAGGATGCGATCGGAACCTCGATCTTCTTCGAAGGAAGGCCGTACACGGTGATGGGCATCACGCCGGCGGGATTCCGGCTGGACGGCGAGGATGTGGATGTCTTCACCCCGCTCGGCCAAAACACGGAACCGGTAATGGCCAACCGGAACGCGCACCCGGGTATCAACGTGGTGGCACGTCTCAAGCCGGACCTTACCCTGCTTCAAGCGCAGTCCGAATTGGCGCTCATCAGCAGTCAACTGGCGCGCCAGTATTCGGACTCGAACCACGAGCGCAGCTTTGTGGCCGAAACGTTGCGGCCCGATGTCGACGACGTCCGCTCCACGCTCTGGCTATTGTTGGGCGCGGCCGGGTTGCTGCTTCTGATTGCCTGCACAAATGTCGCCAGCCTGCTGCTGGCTCGCGCCGTTTCGCGTGAACGGGAACTGGCTATGCGGGTCGCCCTGGGCGCGGGCCGGGCTCGTCTGGTACGGCAATGCCTGACGGAGAGCGCGGTGCTGGGTCTGGCCGGCGGAGTGTTGGGCGTTGCGTTGGCCGCCTTTGGCGTCCGTCCCTTTCTGCACTTCTGGCCGGGCACCATGCCGCGCGTGGAAGAGATCCATCTCGACTACCGCGTGCTGCTCTTCGCGCTGAGCGTCTCTCTGTTTTGCGGAATCCTCTTTGGCCTCGTACCCGCCCTGCGTGCGCCGTCGCGACAGTTGGACCAGCCGCTGCGCGCGGGCGGCCGCTCTCTGTCCGGGGGCTCGCGACGCCTGCATGGAAGCTTCGTCATCGCGGAGATCGCCCTCGCCATCGTGCTGCTCGTTTCGGCCGGGATGCTGGGGCGCACTCTGCTGCGGCTGTCGGCGCTCGATCCGGGCCTCAACATCAGGAATGTCCTTGTCACCCGGATGGCCCTCTCGCCCACGGTCCTTTCCGACCCCGAGCGGACCCGCTCAGAGTGGCGAGACGTTCTCGATCGTGCCCGCCGGACGCCGGGGGTCGAGGCCATTGCCCTGGTCGACACGGTTCCAATGCGTGAAGGCAACAACCTGCTCAACTACTCGTCGAACCCGGCGTCAACAACGTCGAACGATATGCCCGGCGCGCTGGCGACGAGCGTCACTCCCGAGTACCTGAAGGTCATGGGTATCGCCTTGCGCCAAGGCCGGTTCTTCAATGATCAGGACCATCTCGGGACTACACCCGTGATCGTCATTGACGAAGTGTTGGCGCAACACGCGTTCGGCGCCGAGCCGGCTATTGGCAAGCGGCTGTGGATCCCGGACATGGGTCCCAGCCCATTCCAGGTGGTCGGCGTCGTCGGTCATGTCCGGCACTGGGGCCCGGCGCTCGACGATCAGGCGCGCGTCCGTGCTCAATTCTATTACCCCTTCGCGCAGGTGCCCAATCGTTTTGTGCACCGCTGGTCCGAACTCATGTCCATTGCTGTTCGCACCAGCCGCCCACCGATGGATACCGTGCGACCGCTGCGCCATGAACTACGCGGCGCGGCGGGCGACCAGGTGCTCTACGAGATACGCACGCTGGAGCAGCTCGCCAGCGGCACTTTGGCGCGTCAGCGCTTCCTGATGTTTCTATTCGGCATCTTCGCCGGCCTGGCGCTGCTGTTGGCGTGCGTCGGGCTCTATGGGGTGATGGCCTACCTCACGAGCCAGCGCGTGCCTGAGTTCGGTCTACGCATTGCCTTGGGGGCCACCACGCGGGACGTGTTGGCACTGGCACTGCGGCAGAGCTTCGCCATGGTCGCCGGTGGAATTGCCATCGGTGCAGCGGCGGCCTGGGGCGCGGCTCGGATCCTACAGCACATGGTCGACGGCATGCAGGCGGTCGAGCCTGTGACCTTCGCGGCCATGATCGCGGTGTTGTTAGCCGCGGCCCTTGCGGCCAGCTACGGACCCGCCCGGCGCGCGAGCCGCGTGGATCCGGTGCGAGCGTTGCGGCAGGATTGA
- a CDS encoding PadR family transcriptional regulator, producing the protein MPPKSDLPQGTLDLLILKTVAMGPVHGYAIAQRLQQVSRDVVQVPQGSLYPALHRLETRGFLAADWKQTETGRDAKFYHLTRKGKAQLASEAASWQRLAEAVGLILQVPEGAAE; encoded by the coding sequence ATGCCACCGAAATCCGATCTTCCGCAGGGTACACTCGATCTTCTGATCCTGAAGACCGTCGCCATGGGCCCCGTCCACGGATACGCCATCGCCCAACGGCTCCAGCAAGTGTCGAGGGACGTTGTGCAGGTCCCACAAGGTTCGCTCTACCCGGCACTCCATCGCTTGGAGACGCGGGGGTTTCTGGCCGCTGACTGGAAGCAGACCGAGACCGGCCGCGATGCCAAGTTCTACCATCTGACGCGCAAGGGCAAGGCTCAACTGGCATCGGAAGCCGCCAGTTGGCAGCGCCTGGCCGAGGCGGTCGGACTCATCCTGCAGGTGCCGGAAGGAGCCGCCGAGTGA
- a CDS encoding radical SAM protein: MTRPPVLEDAVGAHEIRPRYALLVNPFYAKDPHASFGKHVLTPSLALTSIAGATPAHWSIRYWDENLLDGRPPYEPLPEVVGISVHLTFARRAFEIAQWYRSRGSKVVLGGLHVLSCPEECAPYADALAVGDGVQLWPRILADVESGCLRSKYAATYESDYRQDPAPRRSILPRRSFLTTSSLIATRGCHNRCGFCYLATDGLRMPYRMRDPHQIASEFEADGQPYGVFVDNNLGSNPAYLRALCDALRPLRKIWSAAVSIDVTDDPSLIRAMALAGCTGVFVGFESLTDQNLTDARKKTPKACDYARRVRLLHDNGIQVNGSFVLGFDHDRKDVFVQTADWVEENRLECATFHILTPYPATPLFRQMEAEGRLLHREWALYDTAHSVFRPRNMSPEELEQGYAWMYQRLFSHASIWRRRPEDLRAVPPYLAMSYLYKRSNRLWRLLIKHHLVRAVWQPLVELTRLRHVRFRAELEAREASKRRAGSVVAAGV, from the coding sequence ATGACCCGGCCACCGGTTCTGGAGGACGCGGTCGGTGCGCACGAAATCCGGCCTCGTTACGCTCTGTTGGTTAATCCCTTCTACGCGAAGGACCCGCACGCGAGCTTCGGCAAGCACGTGCTCACCCCGTCCCTTGCGTTGACCAGCATCGCCGGCGCGACCCCTGCGCACTGGTCGATTCGCTACTGGGATGAGAATCTGCTGGACGGGCGGCCTCCATATGAACCGTTGCCTGAGGTGGTGGGTATCTCAGTCCACCTGACGTTCGCACGCCGGGCCTTCGAGATCGCACAGTGGTATCGCAGCCGAGGCAGCAAAGTTGTGCTGGGTGGCCTGCACGTGTTGTCGTGCCCCGAGGAGTGCGCTCCGTACGCGGATGCGCTGGCCGTGGGTGATGGCGTACAGCTCTGGCCGCGGATCCTGGCTGACGTGGAGTCGGGCTGCCTGCGCTCAAAATATGCCGCGACGTACGAGAGTGACTACCGCCAGGACCCCGCTCCCCGGCGGTCGATCCTTCCGCGCCGCAGCTTTCTCACTACCTCCAGCCTCATCGCAACCCGCGGCTGTCACAACCGCTGCGGCTTCTGCTACCTGGCGACCGACGGTTTGAGGATGCCTTACAGGATGCGGGATCCGCATCAGATCGCCTCGGAGTTCGAAGCCGACGGCCAGCCATATGGTGTCTTCGTCGACAATAATCTGGGCTCCAACCCGGCGTATTTGCGGGCGTTGTGCGACGCGCTGCGGCCGTTGAGGAAGATATGGAGCGCGGCAGTCTCCATCGACGTCACTGACGATCCAAGTTTGATCCGAGCCATGGCCTTGGCCGGGTGTACTGGCGTCTTTGTTGGCTTTGAATCGTTGACGGATCAGAACCTTACCGATGCGCGCAAGAAGACGCCAAAGGCCTGTGACTACGCACGCCGCGTACGCCTGCTGCACGACAACGGAATCCAGGTGAATGGTTCGTTCGTGCTCGGTTTCGATCACGACCGGAAGGACGTCTTTGTTCAAACGGCCGACTGGGTTGAGGAGAACCGCCTGGAGTGTGCGACGTTTCACATTCTCACGCCCTATCCGGCGACGCCGCTGTTCCGGCAGATGGAGGCCGAGGGGCGTCTGCTGCATCGCGAATGGGCGTTGTACGATACGGCCCACTCGGTGTTCCGCCCCAGAAACATGTCGCCCGAAGAATTGGAGCAGGGCTACGCCTGGATGTACCAGCGTCTCTTCTCGCACGCGTCCATCTGGCGACGCCGGCCCGAAGATCTGCGCGCCGTCCCGCCGTATCTGGCCATGTCCTACCTGTACAAGCGCTCGAACCGGCTCTGGCGGTTGCTCATCAAGCACCATCTGGTGCGCGCCGTGTGGCAGCCGTTGGTTGAGCTGACGCGCTTGAGGCATGTGCGATTCCGCGCGGAGTTGGAAGCGCGCGAAGCATCGAAGCGGCGCGCCGGCAGTGTCGTAGCGGCGGGCGTGTAG
- a CDS encoding GNAT family N-acetyltransferase, which yields MSRTHIPNRFLIRLAQPSDVEALSQLIEISVRGLQSADYSAEQMDGALGTVFGVDTQLISDGTYFVVESSSSEMVGCGGWSKRKTLFGSDRARVRENDLLDPAVDAAKIRAFFVHPNWARQGIGTQLLEACEQAAREAGFLRFEMGATLTGERLYRERGYEPVERIEVPLPNGASLPVIRMRKAAHP from the coding sequence ATGAGCAGGACGCACATCCCGAATCGATTCCTCATCCGGCTCGCTCAACCATCCGATGTTGAGGCACTATCGCAGTTGATTGAGATTTCGGTGCGCGGACTGCAGTCCGCCGACTATTCAGCGGAACAGATGGATGGAGCGCTCGGCACCGTGTTCGGCGTTGATACCCAACTGATCTCGGATGGGACGTACTTCGTTGTTGAGTCTTCCTCGTCCGAGATGGTCGGGTGCGGCGGCTGGAGCAAGCGAAAGACACTCTTCGGCAGTGACAGAGCGCGTGTCAGGGAGAATGACCTGCTGGACCCGGCTGTGGACGCCGCAAAGATCCGCGCGTTCTTCGTCCATCCCAATTGGGCTCGCCAGGGAATCGGCACCCAATTGCTGGAGGCCTGCGAGCAGGCGGCCCGCGAGGCCGGATTTCTGCGCTTTGAGATGGGCGCGACACTGACCGGAGAGCGCCTGTATCGCGAACGAGGATACGAGCCAGTCGAACGCATCGAAGTGCCGCTGCCGAACGGAGCCAGCTTGCCGGTCATTCGGATGCGGAAGGCTGCCCACCCTTAG
- a CDS encoding VOC family protein has protein sequence MRLKIAMLYVKSMPHMAQFYSETLGLKPVEETRTESWLELEAGSVVLGLHAISPHIAEGIEISNPPEPREETPLKLLFEVEDLQVEVDRLHSLGVQLIQRPWGNWDGVDPEGNIFGLSAARPKS, from the coding sequence ATGCGCCTCAAGATTGCCATGCTGTACGTCAAGTCCATGCCGCACATGGCGCAGTTCTACTCAGAGACTCTGGGACTGAAACCCGTCGAGGAAACGCGCACCGAGAGCTGGTTGGAACTGGAAGCCGGATCGGTCGTGCTTGGGCTGCATGCCATCTCACCGCATATCGCTGAAGGGATTGAAATCTCCAATCCGCCAGAGCCGCGCGAGGAGACCCCACTGAAGCTTCTCTTCGAAGTGGAAGATCTCCAGGTGGAGGTGGACCGCCTGCACTCGTTGGGCGTTCAGCTGATCCAGCGTCCTTGGGGCAACTGGGACGGAGTGGATCCAGAGGGAAACATCTTCGGCCTCTCCGCTGCCCGGCCGAAGTCATGA
- a CDS encoding alpha/beta hydrolase-fold protein — protein MTRSYLIHLAVAGLLGMCAHAQTHPLESLIETARTGPSAPGFKDLVGKILTAKGGTAVWGQDFLFVAAAEDAVSISIDGQPPVSMARIPDSNLWMRLEKMRTGVTHSYQYFAAGKALSTRADLTGYNPDSYPRSGVAKGRLSEKHTITSKIFDGMKADWWVYASPGVDAGTPAPLMVWQDGQTLISGDLSRLRLFTVTENLVAQKLIPPMVHVMIAPGFSPEGKAMRSIEYDTVTDRYARFLMDEVLPEVEKLYKLRQDGYSRAIGGESSGGICSFNVAWFVPDKFARVHSTIGSYTSIQWRPQEKLEGGNVYPFKVRKEEKRNIRVWMSDGADDLENAHGSWPLQNIQLANSLKMREYDYHFRFGQATHNSSQAALDLPESLAWLWRGYDAAKTSEAFVMDPAEKEKPYYRVTISNRDAW, from the coding sequence ATGACTCGCTCGTATCTGATCCACCTCGCCGTGGCCGGCCTGCTGGGTATGTGCGCCCACGCCCAAACACACCCGCTGGAATCGCTGATCGAGACGGCGCGAACGGGCCCGTCAGCGCCCGGATTCAAGGACCTTGTAGGCAAGATCCTGACGGCGAAAGGAGGCACCGCCGTATGGGGGCAGGACTTCCTGTTCGTTGCGGCGGCCGAGGACGCGGTCAGCATCTCCATCGACGGACAGCCGCCCGTGAGCATGGCACGCATCCCGGACTCCAATTTGTGGATGCGCCTGGAGAAGATGCGTACCGGCGTGACGCACTCCTATCAGTACTTCGCGGCGGGCAAGGCGCTGAGCACAAGGGCCGACCTCACCGGCTACAACCCCGATTCCTATCCCAGGAGCGGTGTCGCCAAAGGAAGGCTGAGCGAGAAGCATACGATCACCAGCAAGATCTTTGACGGCATGAAGGCCGACTGGTGGGTGTATGCTTCGCCCGGGGTGGATGCGGGCACGCCTGCGCCGTTGATGGTCTGGCAGGATGGGCAAACGCTCATTTCCGGCGACCTGTCGCGTCTACGGCTGTTCACTGTGACGGAGAACCTGGTCGCGCAGAAGCTTATTCCGCCCATGGTTCACGTGATGATCGCACCGGGTTTCTCGCCGGAAGGGAAAGCCATGCGGTCCATCGAGTACGACACGGTGACGGACCGCTATGCGCGATTCCTGATGGACGAGGTGCTGCCCGAGGTGGAGAAGTTGTACAAGCTGCGGCAGGACGGCTACAGCCGCGCCATCGGCGGTGAATCCTCGGGCGGTATTTGTTCGTTCAACGTCGCCTGGTTCGTTCCCGACAAGTTCGCCCGTGTCCATTCCACCATCGGTAGCTACACCTCAATTCAGTGGCGGCCGCAGGAGAAGTTGGAGGGCGGCAATGTCTATCCGTTCAAAGTGCGCAAGGAAGAGAAGCGGAACATCCGCGTTTGGATGAGCGACGGCGCCGACGATTTGGAGAATGCGCACGGCTCCTGGCCGCTGCAGAACATTCAGCTCGCGAATTCGCTGAAGATGCGCGAGTATGACTATCACTTCCGGTTCGGCCAAGCGACACACAATTCCTCACAGGCCGCGCTGGACTTGCCGGAATCGTTGGCGTGGTTGTGGCGTGGCTATGATGCGGCCAAAACTTCTGAAGCGTTTGTGATGGATCCGGCGGAAAAGGAGAAGCCCTACTACCGCGTTACGATCTCGAATCGCGACGCCTGGTAG
- a CDS encoding ankyrin repeat domain-containing protein produces MATANGDVETVSALIRSGADVNKAGPDDETPLLVAAHRGSVPLMRMLLASGARTDALRWNGETLLHAGVSSGHPDVVRLILEKGVPVDAKEKRRGQTALHYAASDGNAQLVRLLIEEGATVEAKSTSGITPFWLAVQGAHQEAAAALLAAGADAAAEGTEEYRPVHLAARSCQAPVMAVLLGAHVDLNPKTKTGMTPLHLAVAQNCLPTVRTLVEAGADAGSKDARGQTPLDYARRRRLKEIVAYFDQQKTANSKQEPPPDK; encoded by the coding sequence ATGGCGACCGCCAACGGTGACGTGGAGACTGTGTCGGCGCTGATCCGCTCCGGCGCCGACGTAAACAAGGCAGGCCCCGATGACGAGACTCCACTACTCGTGGCGGCCCATCGCGGCAGCGTTCCGTTGATGCGCATGCTGCTGGCGTCCGGCGCCAGGACTGACGCGCTGCGGTGGAACGGCGAGACTCTGTTGCACGCCGGCGTGTCGTCGGGACACCCGGACGTGGTCCGGCTGATCCTCGAAAAGGGCGTGCCTGTTGACGCGAAAGAAAAGCGCCGCGGTCAGACCGCGCTTCACTACGCCGCCTCGGACGGGAACGCTCAGTTGGTCCGCTTGCTGATCGAGGAGGGTGCGACGGTTGAAGCCAAGTCGACCTCCGGGATCACGCCATTTTGGCTGGCTGTGCAGGGCGCGCACCAGGAAGCCGCGGCCGCGCTGCTGGCGGCCGGGGCTGATGCCGCAGCGGAAGGCACGGAGGAGTACCGCCCGGTGCATCTGGCTGCCCGTTCGTGCCAGGCGCCGGTGATGGCAGTGCTGCTGGGCGCCCATGTCGATCTGAATCCGAAAACGAAAACGGGCATGACGCCGCTGCATCTGGCGGTAGCCCAGAACTGCCTGCCGACCGTTCGAACCCTCGTGGAAGCGGGCGCCGACGCCGGCAGCAAGGACGCGCGAGGGCAAACACCGCTGGACTATGCCCGCCGACGCCGCTTGAAAGAGATCGTTGCCTACTTCGATCAACAGAAGACCGCCAATTCCAAACAGGAGCCGCCCCCCGACAAATGA